A genomic segment from Deltaproteobacteria bacterium encodes:
- the rseP gene encoding RIP metalloprotease RseP, with product MSQFLSHPIPAVVILLGLLVFIHELGHYLVGRWCGIAVETFSIGFGPQLLSFKRRGTVYQISAIPLGGFVKFAGSHPSEEVPAGLAGISFLAASLPKRAATIIAGPAANFLLAVVVYSVLGFSGMPHPPALIGEVISGSAAARAGLRYGDLVLRIDQREVKTWRDIEEMVSKAPGKPLTVLVKRESGEDVTLQLTPDAVEATDMMGRKASIGRAGVALGRPAPVVTVLAASSPAGVAGLRTGDKITKVQVGGAARVIKFYPELVAALREAAKLGDKVEVTAVETPLPELAESRASGKSPTAAPDAQERRLFLSLETAHVGGLADRDFMSRLGLRGSELTVAVMEAAPGETAPLRKGDLILTWNGVDITDVYMLREKLLANNAPEVTLTVQRDDDTVQDIRIALKGVEIQRPEGVATLYTLPVAFWGQLIEPEPVIEKYGNPLAALAFGIKQTGDQSYELVQNLASLVSGEIPLKALGGPILIAKVAGDSARRGWQMFLGSMALISINLGLINLFPIPVLDGGQLVLISLEGLRRRPLPTSAIENFQKLGFAMVLALVVLATYNDFSRFWRSMLESVVGIFK from the coding sequence GTGAGCCAGTTTCTTTCGCATCCGATCCCGGCGGTTGTGATTCTACTCGGACTGCTGGTGTTCATTCACGAACTCGGCCACTACTTGGTGGGCCGCTGGTGTGGTATTGCCGTCGAGACGTTTTCGATCGGCTTTGGTCCACAGCTTTTGTCGTTCAAACGGCGCGGCACCGTGTACCAAATCAGTGCGATTCCCCTTGGGGGATTTGTTAAATTTGCCGGCTCTCATCCGAGTGAGGAGGTTCCAGCCGGGCTCGCTGGGATTAGTTTTTTGGCCGCCTCGCTGCCAAAGCGCGCGGCGACCATTATCGCCGGACCAGCCGCCAACTTTCTCCTAGCCGTTGTTGTTTACAGTGTGCTCGGATTTAGCGGCATGCCTCATCCGCCGGCGTTGATTGGTGAGGTGATAAGTGGCAGTGCTGCAGCGCGCGCCGGCCTTCGGTACGGTGATTTGGTACTCCGGATCGATCAGCGTGAGGTCAAGACCTGGCGCGACATCGAAGAGATGGTATCCAAGGCGCCTGGCAAGCCTCTGACCGTCCTAGTTAAGCGCGAATCCGGCGAGGACGTCACGCTGCAGTTAACGCCCGATGCTGTAGAGGCCACGGACATGATGGGGCGGAAAGCCTCGATAGGCCGCGCGGGTGTGGCGTTGGGCCGACCGGCACCAGTCGTGACGGTACTGGCTGCGTCATCCCCGGCTGGAGTGGCGGGTCTTAGGACCGGAGATAAGATCACTAAAGTTCAGGTCGGTGGTGCCGCGCGCGTCATCAAATTTTATCCAGAACTGGTGGCGGCTTTACGTGAGGCGGCTAAACTGGGTGATAAGGTCGAGGTGACCGCGGTTGAGACTCCGCTACCTGAACTGGCTGAGTCGCGCGCTAGCGGTAAATCACCAACGGCGGCGCCAGACGCACAGGAACGCAGGCTATTCCTGTCTTTGGAGACTGCGCATGTGGGTGGGCTGGCCGATCGCGATTTCATGAGCCGACTTGGTCTCCGCGGCAGTGAATTGACAGTGGCAGTGATGGAGGCAGCTCCGGGCGAAACGGCTCCCCTGCGCAAGGGCGACCTCATCCTGACTTGGAACGGTGTCGACATCACGGATGTCTATATGCTGCGCGAGAAGCTTTTGGCCAATAACGCTCCCGAAGTGACTTTGACCGTGCAACGTGACGATGACACGGTGCAGGACATCAGGATTGCGCTTAAGGGGGTGGAGATACAAAGGCCCGAGGGCGTAGCCACCCTATACACCTTGCCTGTGGCATTCTGGGGACAGCTCATTGAACCCGAACCAGTGATCGAAAAATATGGGAACCCACTGGCTGCGCTGGCCTTTGGCATCAAGCAGACAGGTGATCAGAGCTACGAGCTGGTGCAGAATTTAGCCAGCCTGGTTAGCGGTGAAATCCCGCTCAAAGCGCTCGGTGGTCCCATACTAATTGCCAAGGTGGCGGGAGACTCGGCGCGTCGCGGGTGGCAAATGTTTCTTGGGTCGATGGCCTTGATTAGCATCAACCTTGGTCTGATCAATCTCTTCCCAATCCCGGTGCTAGACGGCGGACAGCTGGTCCTGATTAGTTTGGAGGGATTAAGGCGTCGGCCACTTCCAACTTCGGCTATCGAGAATTTTCAAAAACTGGGCTTTGCAATGGTCTTGGCTCTGGTGGTCTTAGCCACTTACAATGACTTCAGCCGTTTTTGGCGTTCCATGTTGGAAAGTGTAGTAGGCATTTTTAAGTAG